GAGTCCGAAATCAAAGCGCGTACCGGCGTGTCCCTGGGGAAGCTGTCGGCCATGGAAAAGGCCCGCGGCGCCGTGCTCGCGGTCAAGATGACCGACGTGACCCCGTTCGTGGGCAGGCTTAAGGAAATTTATCCTGGTATGCGTTTCGTGCTGACCCATCGCGAGGCTTACGGATGCATCGCCTCCCTGCTTAAGAAGGAATGGTTCTCGGATGAGACCCTGCGGACGCGCGGGCTCGTGTGGAACGGGATTTTCGATGAGGGGATGCTACGGCCGCACTGGGTCCCGGAGGCCAAACGCGCCGCCTGGCCCCGTATGTCGGCCTTGGAACGCTCGGCTTTGTATTACCGCGAAATGTACGCCGCCCTCAATGGCGTCCAGGGTCCCTACCTCTTTTCCTACGATCGCTTGCTCAAGGAGCCGGCGCCGGCCGTGCGCGATTTGGCAAGGTGGTTGGGGCTTGGAATGACGCCCGGCACGGAGCGGATTCTCGCTTCCGTGAAGGACCATAGCGCCATGGAAAAGTCCCTCTTGGACGGCCTTTCATCCACCGAACGGGCCGAGACGCTGAGATTTTCCGATCCGGATTACGTGGCCGGACTGATGAAGGAATAAGGCGATGGCTAAAACCGATGGCGTGCTCTGGCTGATGACGGCGCGTTCCGGCTCGAAAAGCATCCCGCACAAAAACATCAAACCCTTGGGCGGCCTTCCCTTGTTGGCGCACCGGATCATTTCCGCCAACGCGATCGCCCGTCCGGAAGATATCTGGATCTCCACCGACAGCGCCGAATATGCCGACATCGCCTGCTCGCGCGGAGCCAGCGCGCCCTTCTTGCGGCCGCCGGATTTGGCCTCCGATACGGCCAAATCCAGCGACGTCGTCTTGCACGCCATGGATTGGGCCGAGAGCCATGGGCGAAGCTATTCCGCCGTATGCGTGCTGGAACCGACCTCGCCGTTCATTTATGCCCGGCATTTGAAGGAAGCGGCCGATCGTTTGCAAGCGGATAAAGACTCCGAGAACATCGTGGCCGTCCGCCAAGTGCGGCCCTCGACCGTGTTCGTGCAACCCATGACGCGGTACCTGGACGTCCTCGCGGAAAATATCCGCCGCAGCGCCATCACCCGGCGCCAGGATGAGCAAATCGAGGTCACTCCCAGCGGCGGCTTCTACATCGCCAAGTGGGACAGCTTCCGTCGGAATAAGTCCTTCTATACCGATCTCACCTTGCCTTTCCTGGTCCCCGACGAATGCGCGCTCGAGATCGATGAGCCGGTGGATTGGGATTGGGCCGAGTTCATGATCGACCGCAAGCGGGTGGACATGGACGCGGTGCACGGCCGCAAGCTTTAACAGGGTGTTGAAAAAGTCCGCGCGGGCGTCGGCCTCATCCCGTTTGGGACCCTAAAACGCGTTGACGGCGGCGATCACTGCCTCGATCTCGCCGTCGCTCATTTGGGGATGGCAGGGCAATGAAATGCAAAGGCGGGCATGCGCTTCGGCGCGCGCCAGCCCGGCGGGATCCCGTGCGATGTTCCGGCAGGGCGCCTGCTGATGCACGGGAATGGGATAGTGGATTTGCGCTTCCACGCCCCTGTCCTTGAGATGGGCCAGCAAGGCCTCGCGCTCTTCGCAGATCACCACGAAAAGATGATAGACGTGATTCTGATCTTCCCTGGGCGCGCCCAATAGGCGTACTCGCCCTTCGCGGATGCCCTTCCGATAGGCGAGCGCGATGGCCCTTCGCCGCTCCCCGAACTTTTCCAACCAAGTCAAGCGCGCGGAAAGCAACGCCGCTTGCATTTCGTCAAGCCGGCTGTTGAGGCCCAGGATGGGATGATGATAGCGCTGGCTTTGCCCGTAATTGCGGAGGCGCCCGATGGCTTCGGCCAGATCCGCCCGCGCGGTCACCACCGCGCCGCCGTCGCCCAATGCGCCAAGGTTCTTGGTCGGGTAGAAGCTATAAGCCCCGAACTCCCCGAAACTTCCCGCGCTGCGGCCATTCCAACTTGCCAAATGCGATTGGGCGCAATCCTCGGCCAAGGCGATGCCGGCCCCGCGGCAGAGGGCGAGCCAATGGTCCATGTCCCGGATTTGCCCGTACAGATGCACCAGCAGAATGGCCTTGGTGCGGGGCGATAGGCAGCGTTCCGCGCTGGCCGGATCGAGCAGGGCCGTGCCGGGATCGATGTCGGCCAGCACCGGGACGGCGCCGGCGCGCATCACCGCCAACACCGTGGCGAATGCGGTCATCGGAGTGGTGATGACTTCATCCCCGGGGCCGATCCCTAAGGCGCGCAATCCGATCTCGATGGCATCCATGCCGTTGCCGACGCCCAGGCAATGGGGGAGCCCGCAACGCGCGGCCCAGGCGGCTTCGAAGGCTTTCACTTCGTTCCCCAAGACGTACCAGCCCGAGCGGATGACCCGTTCGGCGGCGGCGGCCTGGGCCCGGAGCAATTCTTCGGGCTCGGCCCGGAATTCATTCATCTGGATCATAGGCGTTCCTGAGGGCGCTCAGCGCGCGTCCCAATAATGGGATCCGTGCAGGCGGTAATAGGCCAAGGTGCGATCGAGGCCTTCGTGGAGGGGGACGCGCGGCTCCCAACCGAATGCGGCTTGGGCCTTGGAGTAATCCGAATAGTAATCGCCGATGTCGATGGCCTTGCGATCAGGCGGGAAGGGAACCAGATCATAGGAACCTTTGCCGGCCAATTCCACCAGGGTCGCGGCCACGGACTTCAGGTTGATCCGTTCCTTGCTGCCCAGGTTATAGACGTTGCCGTAGGCCGAAGGTTGTAGGGCCGCCCATAGCATGGCATCCACCACGTCATCGACGTAATTGAAGTCGCGGATCTGGGTCCCGTCCCCGTACACCTTGATGGGCTTATCTTCGATGAGCTGGCGCAGCCAAATGCCCAGGAAGGTCTGGCGGGCATCCTTGACGCGCATCCCGGGGCCGTAGGTATTGGTCAGCCTGAGCGCGGCGGCCTTGATGCCGTACACGTTGTTGTAAAGCATGTGGTACCATTCGCCGGCCAGCTTGTTGATCCCGTTCACGTCCACCGGACGCACCGTGTGTTCCTCGTCCACCGGGAGGTATTGAGGCTTCCCGTAAAGCTGCCTGGTGCTGGCGAAGATGATCTTGATGGAGGTGTTATGCTTTCGGCAGGCCTCCAAGATGGAAAGCTGGGAGGCGGCGTTGATCTCCAGGTCCGTGCGCGGGTCGGACATGGAATCGAGGTGGCTGGTCTGCCCGGCGAGATTGAAAAGGAAATCCTGCCCTTGCAGCAGGTAGGCCATAGCGTACGGGTCCCGCACGTCGGTGATGTTCACCTTGACCTTGTCCTCGAGGTCGCGGATGTTGAAAAGGTTCCCGCCGTATTCGGGAATGAGGCTGTCTACCAGGGTCAGGCGGGCGCCGATGGCGCACAGCCGCCTCGCGAGATTGGATCCGATGAACCCGAGCCCGCCCGTGATAAGGATGCGGGTCCCGGCGAAATAGCTTTCCGAGGCATGATTACCCATGCCCCAAGGATACCACTCTTGCGGGAGCGGACTCTAGCCCTCCCGAGAGGAATTGCGCATAGCGGCCATGGGTAACGCCGCCCGGGCGGTCTCACGGGCTAGAAGTAATACCGGCCGCCTAAACCAGCGCTTACGCCCAGGTGAGGGCCCGGAAAGACGTCGAGGGTGGGGGCGATCTCCAGGAACAAATCCATCGGCGCCCGCCGCGGCATCCAAGCGATGCCGAAATCCCCGCGGATCCCGATTTGCAGGTAATTGTAGTCGTAATAATTGACCGAGATTCCGGGACCGTAGAAAAGCGGGAACCGCTCCGTGGCGCGGATGAGGTCGAAATTGTGGAACAAGTAATCGGCATGGACATGGAAAATATCCCATCCGTAGCCGTACCGATCGCGGTAATCGTAGGACCGCCTGTCGCAATATCCCTGGTGATCGCGGTAGAAAACCCCGTCATTACAGGCAGGGTCGTAATACCCGGATTGATTCCAGTAGCCCGACCATCCCAACCCGAAGTCGAGGGCGGTGGTGGAGCTGGTCCAATACTTGGCCGTAAAGCCGGTGGGATCGCCCAATACGACGCCCACCCCGAAATTCCGGCCTTCCGCCCATGCCCCCATGGCCAGCAGAAAGGCTACCGCGAAAACGCTAAACCATTTAGTCATGATGTCTCCCGGCCCGCTCGGAGCCCGTCCGTTCACAGCGAAAGAAAGGTAAATCCACGCCTACCTGCAAACAATCCATGCGGAGCCCTGGAATCCGCGCCGGCGCTAAGGCTTTAGCTTGGACCGGATGCGGCCCACGGCCTCTTCCACGTTCGGGCGGAATCCGAATGCGCTCAGGCGGAAGTAGCCTTCGCCGCAACTCCCGAATCCCGAACCCGGCGTTCCGACTACTTGCGCTTCCGTAAGCAGCTTGTCGAAGAATTGCCAGGAAGTGAGGCCTTGCGGCACCTTCAGCCAAATGTAAGGCGCGTTCACGCCCCCATACACGGTAAAACCCGCGGCCTTTAGGCCTTCGCGGATGATGCGCGCGTTTTCCATATAGTAGGCGATGTTTTCCTGGATGGCCTTGGCGCCTTCCGACGTGAAGATCGCCGCGGCGGCCTTCTGGATCGGGTAGCTGACACCGTTGAACTTGGTGGTTTGGCGACGGTTCCAAAGGCCGTGCACCGCCACCCATTCGCCCTTCTGGTCGCGGGCCTTAAGGTCCTTGGGCACCACGGTGTAGGCGCAGCGCGTCCCGGTAAAGCCGGCGGTCTTGGAGAGACTGCGGAATTCGATGGCCACTTCGCGGGCTCCCGGGATCTCGTATATGGAGCGGACCAGCCCCTTCTCGGTTATGAAGGCCTCATAGGCGGCGTCGAAAAGGATGATGGCCTCGTTAGCCTTGGCGTAGGCGACCCATTTCTCCAGGGATGCCCGGGACATGACCGCGCCGGTCGGGTTGTTCGGCGAGCACAGGTAGATGAGATCGACTTTTCCTTTGGGCAATTCCGGATCGAAGCCGTTCTCCGCCGTCGTGGGCATATATACCAGCTTGCCGTAACGGCCCGCTTCGAAGGGACCGGTACGTCCGGCCATGACGTTGGTGTCTACGTATACCGGATATACGGGATCCGTCACCGCGACCACGTTATCGATATCGAAGATCTCCTGGATATTCGCGGTATCGCATTTCGAACCGTCCGAGACGAATACCTCATCGGGAGCGACATGGGCGCCTTGGGACTTGAAATGGGCGGAAATGGCATCGAGCAGGAAATCATAGCCCTGCTCGGGGCCGTAGCCCTTGAAGGTTTCGGGTTTGCCCATCTCGTCCACGCCCTTGCGCAGGGCTTGGAGCACGGGCTCCGGCAAAGGCAGCACCACGTCGCCGATGCCCAGCCGGATGATCTTCGCGTCCGGATTCTCCGCGGCGTAGGCGCGCACGCGCTTGCCGATTTCCGGAAAAAGGTAGCCGGCCTGAAGCTTCTGGTAGTTCGAATTGATCTTAGCCATGGTCCGTTCCTGGATGAATGCGGTTCCTTAAGGTGCGGAAATCTACAAAATCGGGTCTATGCTCGTTCCGGGGATTGAGCGGCGGAAAGGTTTTTGGAGAATTCCAACGCCGATTTCGGTTGGACGGAGCGGCTCCCAAGACATACACTTGAGATTCCGGCGCCGCACATGGTTTGCGGAATTTCCGGCGCATCGTAACTCGGTTTCGAAAGCGGCTGCCATGCCAATTGGACCGATGTCGAGTCAAACCCTTGTCAATACCCCGGATACCGACCGTTCCGGGGAAGGCAATCCACCCATAGCGCCAAGACCCGTTGCAAATTCCTGTTTTTTGAGGACGGAAAACCGTAATATATAGGGGAAGGGGAACCCACCCATGGCCAGCGACAATAAAGATTTCCAATCCATCATCAACGAGAACCGCGCGAAGAAAAGCGCCGCCTCCTGGTCCGGCACCTGTCTCGAATACATGGAGCTCGTGAAAGCGAACCCGGCCATCGCCATGTCGGCCCCGAGCCGGCTCTACAACATGATGATCGGCCAGGGGACCAAGCCCACCGAGGAAAAGGTGCTGCTCCCGGGATACGAAGATCTGGTGCATTACAATTTCTTCGAGGACCATATTTTCGGCGTGGACGAATCCATCCACGACATCGTGAAATTCCTGCACGCCGGCGCGCGCCGCACCGAAACGGGCAAACGCATCCTGATGCTGGTGGGTCCCGTGTCCTCGGGCAAGAGTTCCATCTCCAGCCTTTTGAAAAAGCGCCTCGAGGAATATTCGGCCGCCATGCCCATCTACGCCATCGACGGCTGCCCCATGAGCGAAGAACCGCTCCATTTGGTGCCGCGCCATGACCGCGCCAAATGGGAGGAGGTCCTGGGCGGCGTGAAGATCGAGGGCGATCTGTGCCCCATCTGCCGGCATCGCCTCCTGAACAACGCCGAATTGAAGGACGACAAAGGCAACGTCTTGTGGGAGAAGGTCAAGGTGCGTCAGCTGACCCTTTCCGAACGCGCCCGCCGCGGCATCGGCACCTTCCAGCCCAGCGACCCGAAGAACCAGGATATTTCCGAACTGATCGGCCACGTGGATTTCTCCAAGATCACGGAGTACGGCGAGACGGATCCGCGGGCCTATAGCCTTGACGGCGAGTTGGAGATCAGCAACCGCGGGCTCATCGAGTACATCGAAATCCTGAAGTGCGATATCAAATTCCATTACGTGCTGATCACGGTGGCGCAGGAGCAGTTGATCAAGGTGCCCGGCTTCCCCCAGATCTATACCGATCTCGTGATCCTGTCGCATACCAACCAGACCGAGTTCGACAAGTTCAAGGCCAACAAGGAGAACGAAGCCCTCCACGATCGCATGTACCCGATCTACGTGCCCTACAATCTGCGCGTGGACGACGAGGTGAAGATCTACAAGAAGATGATCGCGAGCTCGCAGTTCTCGCATATCGACATCGCGCCGTACACGCTCGAAGTCGCGGCCATGTTCGCCGTGCTCACGCGCCTCACCGAATCCAACCTGTGCCCGGATATCATCAAGAAGATGCGCTATTACAATGGCGAAGCCGTGATGGAGCAGGAGAAGGATCCGGTGGATCTGAAGGCCCTGCGCCTGGAAGGCAAGAAGAAGGGCGAAGGCATGTTCGGCATCTCCCCCCGATTCGTGGTGAACGCCATCAACGTCGCCCTCTCGGAGAAGGAGAAGGAAGGCAGCATCATGCCCCTCGACGTGATCCGGTCGCTGCGCAACAACTTCGGGCATCATATCGGCTTTTCCGAGGAAGAGGCCGAGCGCTACCTGCGCCTCCTGATGGCGGACAAGAGCAGCGTGAACGCCGAGTATCGCGAGGTCGCCAAGAAGGAAGTCAACCGCGCCTTCCTGTTCGCCTACGAGGATCAGGCCCAATCGCTGTTCGACAATTACATCAAGAACTGCACTTCCTTC
This is a stretch of genomic DNA from Fibrobacterota bacterium. It encodes these proteins:
- a CDS encoding sulfotransferase — translated: MPEYLVHQDAYEKANQCILIVGPGRTGSTLTGRILQTFAGIEYVYESAMLHTLIPLVARLPRREFQLLFETYLYEEKLIELVAGRAWNFNEKDESSILKVKSESEIKARTGVSLGKLSAMEKARGAVLAVKMTDVTPFVGRLKEIYPGMRFVLTHREAYGCIASLLKKEWFSDETLRTRGLVWNGIFDEGMLRPHWVPEAKRAAWPRMSALERSALYYREMYAALNGVQGPYLFSYDRLLKEPAPAVRDLARWLGLGMTPGTERILASVKDHSAMEKSLLDGLSSTERAETLRFSDPDYVAGLMKE
- a CDS encoding acylneuraminate cytidylyltransferase family protein, with product MAKTDGVLWLMTARSGSKSIPHKNIKPLGGLPLLAHRIISANAIARPEDIWISTDSAEYADIACSRGASAPFLRPPDLASDTAKSSDVVLHAMDWAESHGRSYSAVCVLEPTSPFIYARHLKEAADRLQADKDSENIVAVRQVRPSTVFVQPMTRYLDVLAENIRRSAITRRQDEQIEVTPSGGFYIAKWDSFRRNKSFYTDLTLPFLVPDECALEIDEPVDWDWAEFMIDRKRVDMDAVHGRKL
- a CDS encoding DegT/DnrJ/EryC1/StrS family aminotransferase, which gives rise to MIQMNEFRAEPEELLRAQAAAAERVIRSGWYVLGNEVKAFEAAWAARCGLPHCLGVGNGMDAIEIGLRALGIGPGDEVITTPMTAFATVLAVMRAGAVPVLADIDPGTALLDPASAERCLSPRTKAILLVHLYGQIRDMDHWLALCRGAGIALAEDCAQSHLASWNGRSAGSFGEFGAYSFYPTKNLGALGDGGAVVTARADLAEAIGRLRNYGQSQRYHHPILGLNSRLDEMQAALLSARLTWLEKFGERRRAIALAYRKGIREGRVRLLGAPREDQNHVYHLFVVICEEREALLAHLKDRGVEAQIHYPIPVHQQAPCRNIARDPAGLARAEAHARLCISLPCHPQMSDGEIEAVIAAVNAF
- a CDS encoding NAD-dependent epimerase/dehydratase family protein, with the translated sequence MGNHASESYFAGTRILITGGLGFIGSNLARRLCAIGARLTLVDSLIPEYGGNLFNIRDLEDKVKVNITDVRDPYAMAYLLQGQDFLFNLAGQTSHLDSMSDPRTDLEINAASQLSILEACRKHNTSIKIIFASTRQLYGKPQYLPVDEEHTVRPVDVNGINKLAGEWYHMLYNNVYGIKAAALRLTNTYGPGMRVKDARQTFLGIWLRQLIEDKPIKVYGDGTQIRDFNYVDDVVDAMLWAALQPSAYGNVYNLGSKERINLKSVAATLVELAGKGSYDLVPFPPDRKAIDIGDYYSDYSKAQAAFGWEPRVPLHEGLDRTLAYYRLHGSHYWDAR
- a CDS encoding LL-diaminopimelate aminotransferase produces the protein MAKINSNYQKLQAGYLFPEIGKRVRAYAAENPDAKIIRLGIGDVVLPLPEPVLQALRKGVDEMGKPETFKGYGPEQGYDFLLDAISAHFKSQGAHVAPDEVFVSDGSKCDTANIQEIFDIDNVVAVTDPVYPVYVDTNVMAGRTGPFEAGRYGKLVYMPTTAENGFDPELPKGKVDLIYLCSPNNPTGAVMSRASLEKWVAYAKANEAIILFDAAYEAFITEKGLVRSIYEIPGAREVAIEFRSLSKTAGFTGTRCAYTVVPKDLKARDQKGEWVAVHGLWNRRQTTKFNGVSYPIQKAAAAIFTSEGAKAIQENIAYYMENARIIREGLKAAGFTVYGGVNAPYIWLKVPQGLTSWQFFDKLLTEAQVVGTPGSGFGSCGEGYFRLSAFGFRPNVEEAVGRIRSKLKP
- a CDS encoding protein prkA; this encodes MASDNKDFQSIINENRAKKSAASWSGTCLEYMELVKANPAIAMSAPSRLYNMMIGQGTKPTEEKVLLPGYEDLVHYNFFEDHIFGVDESIHDIVKFLHAGARRTETGKRILMLVGPVSSGKSSISSLLKKRLEEYSAAMPIYAIDGCPMSEEPLHLVPRHDRAKWEEVLGGVKIEGDLCPICRHRLLNNAELKDDKGNVLWEKVKVRQLTLSERARRGIGTFQPSDPKNQDISELIGHVDFSKITEYGETDPRAYSLDGELEISNRGLIEYIEILKCDIKFHYVLITVAQEQLIKVPGFPQIYTDLVILSHTNQTEFDKFKANKENEALHDRMYPIYVPYNLRVDDEVKIYKKMIASSQFSHIDIAPYTLEVAAMFAVLTRLTESNLCPDIIKKMRYYNGEAVMEQEKDPVDLKALRLEGKKKGEGMFGISPRFVVNAINVALSEKEKEGSIMPLDVIRSLRNNFGHHIGFSEEEAERYLRLLMADKSSVNAEYREVAKKEVNRAFLFAYEDQAQSLFDNYIKNCTSFCLKKKITDPVTGEPVEADEKLMRAIEEMIGVSENAKREFRQGIFVFKSDAIDQGKPFDFKSYQPLNEAIEKKLMSDLKNVVSLTIADPNKKDPKTVKRRGDAIEALRSKGYSEKNAERLLQFVGEVLRKEE